Proteins encoded in a region of the Cytobacillus pseudoceanisediminis genome:
- a CDS encoding pyridoxamine 5'-phosphate oxidase family protein, giving the protein MSNMINQEEIETLRELIKDIDTAMLTTVTEEGLVSRPMKTQEVEFDGDLWFFTKKETNKYDEILHDQDVNVAYAGKSYVSVRGKAEIVEDLDKKKELWSKAYEEIMQTSYDDPNVVLIKIKAEAVEYWETGNFTKKVAFLFKRMTGQSSKSTDVNETVELNK; this is encoded by the coding sequence ATGTCTAATATGATAAATCAAGAAGAAATAGAAACATTAAGAGAGTTAATCAAAGACATAGACACGGCCATGCTGACAACGGTAACTGAAGAAGGGCTTGTGTCCCGGCCCATGAAAACACAAGAAGTAGAATTTGATGGTGACTTATGGTTTTTCACTAAAAAAGAGACTAATAAATATGATGAAATTTTACATGATCAAGATGTTAATGTAGCCTATGCAGGTAAATCCTATGTTTCCGTCCGTGGAAAAGCGGAAATAGTTGAAGATTTAGATAAGAAAAAAGAATTGTGGAGCAAAGCATATGAGGAAATTATGCAAACTTCTTATGATGATCCAAACGTTGTCCTGATAAAAATAAAAGCAGAAGCAGTCGAATATTGGGAAACCGGTAACTTTACGAAGAAAGTAGCCTTTCTCTTTAAACGCATGACAGGGCAAAGTTCTAAATCGACAGATGTAAATGAAACGGTTGAATTGAATAAATAA
- a CDS encoding DinB family protein — MSHAIDVLADQLSANANDPSWYIPFSESVADLSEEDAFWKPNEESNSIAEIVQHLLYWNETWQKRYQKSHVNAVPPLADNNESFIIPENAKFTDLKEQLLEVLLQWQELLSQEKLESEIEGFPEAAEWWAILGNLSTHNAYHIGQIIYVRKLQRSWKNK; from the coding sequence ATGTCTCATGCTATCGATGTTTTGGCCGATCAATTGTCAGCAAATGCAAATGACCCTAGCTGGTACATTCCATTTTCAGAATCAGTTGCAGACTTATCAGAGGAAGATGCGTTTTGGAAACCCAATGAGGAGAGCAATAGCATCGCAGAAATTGTTCAGCATCTGCTTTATTGGAATGAAACCTGGCAAAAGAGGTATCAAAAATCTCACGTAAATGCTGTTCCACCCCTAGCTGATAATAATGAAAGCTTTATAATTCCGGAAAATGCAAAGTTTACTGACTTAAAAGAACAGCTATTAGAGGTACTCTTGCAGTGGCAGGAACTGCTCTCCCAAGAAAAACTGGAAAGTGAAATTGAGGGTTTCCCCGAAGCTGCAGAGTGGTGGGCAATACTTGGGAATCTATCCACTCATAACGCCTACCATATAGGACAAATCATTTACGTCCGGAAACTGCAAAGGAGTTGGAAAAATAAGTAA
- the plsY gene encoding glycerol-3-phosphate 1-O-acyltransferase PlsY — MLNILTLFLSYLIGSFSFALVIGKLFYKTDIRGYGSGNLGATNVYRVLGKKAGLIVAIADLLKGTFACLLPQILNSAVNPIICGLLAILGHVFPIFAGFKGGKAVATATGVLLFLTPFGTLTGFVVFLLTLILSKYVSLSSMLAGIAIFIYSLIFEDKVIIALSLFISVLVIILHRQNIKRLITGTENKLW; from the coding sequence ATGCTCAATATTTTAACTCTATTTTTAAGTTATTTGATTGGTTCATTTTCATTTGCTTTAGTTATCGGTAAACTTTTCTATAAAACCGATATTCGAGGTTACGGCAGCGGGAACCTTGGTGCAACCAATGTTTATAGGGTTCTTGGAAAGAAAGCAGGACTAATTGTTGCAATTGCTGATTTATTAAAAGGTACATTTGCTTGTTTACTTCCTCAAATCCTTAATTCTGCGGTTAATCCCATTATCTGTGGTTTATTGGCCATATTGGGCCACGTATTCCCTATTTTTGCAGGGTTTAAAGGCGGGAAAGCTGTTGCGACAGCAACCGGTGTCTTATTATTTTTGACACCCTTCGGTACTTTAACTGGCTTTGTTGTATTTCTATTAACTTTGATACTATCTAAGTATGTTTCATTAAGTTCAATGTTAGCTGGAATAGCCATATTTATTTACAGCCTTATATTTGAGGATAAAGTCATTATTGCTCTTTCATTATTTATTAGTGTATTAGTGATCATTTTGCATAGACAAAATATCAAAAGATTGATAACAGGAACTGAAAACAAACTATGGTAA
- a CDS encoding Ger(x)C family spore germination protein: MIMPIAIGIAILIMLNGIRIANIKGEAEMKKLILICLFLLLSGCVDKEIIDDINIEVGVGYDLAEDEKDKFRGTVLFQEFQPDQSVINRTFSGNGKLGQDVRLDVSKQTSEPVVTGGLKLAIFGPEISKKGIFDLIDSFQRDASMGARVFVATAEGKSEELLNGDYGTRGNATYISNLIQHNIEHRDIPITNLHIFSRDYYQDGKDPFLPRLKKAGNDKVKITGISLFQKDKEVAILPVKDMFFFKLLVDKYSEGNFDVKLKKKHMLL; encoded by the coding sequence ATGATCATGCCAATAGCAATTGGCATAGCGATTCTAATTATGTTGAATGGAATCCGTATTGCCAATATTAAAGGTGAAGCAGAAATGAAAAAGCTTATACTAATATGCCTGTTCTTGCTGCTTTCGGGCTGTGTTGATAAAGAAATCATTGATGATATAAATATTGAAGTAGGTGTCGGCTACGATTTAGCAGAGGATGAGAAAGATAAGTTTAGAGGAACTGTATTATTCCAGGAATTCCAGCCAGATCAAAGTGTAATTAACAGAACATTTTCTGGAAATGGAAAACTTGGGCAGGACGTACGTCTCGATGTTTCTAAACAAACATCAGAACCAGTAGTCACAGGTGGATTAAAGCTGGCTATATTTGGACCTGAAATTTCCAAAAAAGGAATTTTCGACTTGATAGATTCTTTTCAGAGAGATGCAAGTATGGGGGCACGCGTATTTGTTGCAACCGCAGAGGGAAAATCAGAAGAATTGTTAAACGGCGATTATGGAACCAGGGGAAACGCTACGTATATCTCTAATTTGATTCAGCATAATATTGAACATCGCGATATTCCAATAACCAATTTACATATTTTTTCCCGTGATTACTATCAGGATGGTAAGGATCCCTTCTTGCCCCGACTAAAGAAAGCCGGGAATGATAAGGTGAAGATAACTGGAATTAGTCTTTTCCAAAAGGATAAAGAAGTGGCCATCCTCCCTGTGAAGGACATGTTCTTTTTTAAATTGCTGGTAGATAAATATAGCGAAGGAAACTTCGATGTTAAGTTAAAAAAGAAGCATATGCTGCTGTAA
- a CDS encoding Lrp/AsnC family transcriptional regulator yields MDIDQIDFQILRLLTENSRIQWKDLGEQIHMTGQAVGNRIKKLEESGVIKAYSLIIDELKLGLSYTAFVIVHMKTANHDAFIRFIQGRIEVVEAHRVSGEGCYHLKIKVKSQEQLNLFLNKLLEHGNYSLHLSIQEIKQLHPLIAAIQ; encoded by the coding sequence ATGGATATTGATCAAATTGATTTTCAGATCCTCCGGTTACTAACTGAAAATTCACGTATTCAATGGAAGGACTTAGGAGAACAAATTCATATGACTGGCCAGGCAGTAGGGAATCGTATTAAAAAACTTGAGGAAAGTGGTGTAATTAAAGCCTACTCCCTTATAATCGATGAACTGAAACTAGGGCTTTCTTATACAGCGTTTGTCATTGTTCATATGAAAACAGCTAATCATGATGCGTTTATCCGTTTTATTCAAGGTCGAATAGAGGTAGTTGAAGCTCACCGAGTATCTGGAGAAGGCTGTTACCATTTAAAAATAAAAGTTAAATCCCAAGAACAATTAAATCTTTTTCTTAATAAACTTCTCGAGCATGGAAACTATAGTTTACACCTATCAATACAAGAGATAAAACAGCTTCACCCATTGATTGCTGCAATACAATAG
- a CDS encoding cysteine hydrolase family protein: MSTALIIVDIQNDYFPNGKMELSNPEKAAANAAKVLNWFRLNNKDNIFHVQHIASDPGLGFFLPNTEGVKLNEAVLPLENESIIIKNFANSFLKTQLESKLKEKGITKLVITGMMTHMCIDATVRAAVDLGFETTLIEDACATRDLSYQDKVVPAEQVHYAFISALNGMYANVISTEDFLQQNN, translated from the coding sequence ATGAGCACAGCTTTAATCATTGTCGATATTCAAAATGACTATTTTCCTAATGGAAAGATGGAATTAAGCAATCCTGAAAAAGCAGCCGCTAATGCTGCTAAAGTTCTCAATTGGTTTAGACTGAATAACAAAGATAATATTTTCCATGTGCAGCATATCGCAAGTGATCCAGGGTTAGGCTTCTTCCTTCCGAATACGGAGGGAGTTAAACTAAATGAAGCTGTTCTGCCATTAGAAAACGAAAGCATTATTATTAAAAATTTCGCTAACAGCTTTTTAAAGACACAATTAGAAAGCAAATTAAAAGAAAAAGGAATAACCAAGTTAGTGATCACAGGTATGATGACACATATGTGTATTGATGCAACAGTAAGAGCTGCTGTGGATCTAGGCTTTGAAACTACATTGATAGAAGATGCGTGTGCGACAAGAGACTTATCTTATCAAGACAAGGTCGTGCCAGCTGAACAGGTTCATTATGCGTTTATCAGCGCACTTAACGGTATGTATGCCAATGTAATTTCGACCGAGGATTTCCTGCAGCAGAACAACTAA
- a CDS encoding ATP-binding protein, with translation MVIDFSFWDRARRYQYKKLIEDSGGKWKLIYLKVQPNDLLERLKLRNKRFDANAFPISEEILTSYLNGFEIPNGEGEMVIDN, from the coding sequence GTGGTAATCGACTTCAGTTTTTGGGATCGTGCAAGAAGGTACCAATATAAAAAACTTATTGAGGATTCTGGGGGTAAATGGAAACTTATTTATTTAAAAGTTCAGCCTAATGATTTACTTGAACGGCTTAAGTTACGCAACAAACGATTTGATGCAAACGCGTTCCCTATTTCAGAAGAAATCTTAACTTCTTACCTTAATGGTTTTGAAATACCAAATGGTGAAGGAGAAATGGTGATTGATAATTAG
- a CDS encoding AAA family ATPase, which produces MFGKFNFDLIYGERNNLTPLVVMMCGVAGSGKTTFSKKLEKEGFVRLSIDEEIWAVNGRYGIDFPIEKIEEYKKDAEKNLRNRLINKVNTR; this is translated from the coding sequence GTGTTTGGAAAATTTAATTTTGACTTGATTTATGGTGAACGAAATAATTTAACCCCATTAGTGGTGATGATGTGTGGTGTGGCTGGTTCTGGGAAAACTACTTTCTCAAAAAAATTGGAAAAAGAAGGTTTTGTACGTCTTTCTATTGATGAAGAAATATGGGCTGTTAATGGTCGTTATGGGATTGATTTCCCAATTGAAAAAATTGAGGAATACAAGAAAGATGCAGAAAAAAATTTACGCAATCGTTTAATTAATAAAGTTAATACACGATAA
- a CDS encoding DinB family protein: protein MYHSLSDFFKSWEFEAGATSRVLKNLTDESLKQEVTSNQWSLGRIAWHTVTAIKVISSQAGLRFAAPSEDWSVPSSANFIAESYTNASNNLIEALETQWADETLLEQIDFFGMKMTKGSLLLFLNQHQTHHRGQMTILMRQAGLSVPGIYGPSKEEWAQFGMAEPRQTLFD from the coding sequence ATGTATCATAGCTTAAGCGATTTTTTTAAATCCTGGGAATTTGAGGCTGGGGCTACAAGCAGGGTTCTTAAGAATCTCACAGATGAATCATTAAAGCAGGAAGTCACTTCAAATCAATGGTCTTTAGGGCGTATAGCGTGGCATACCGTCACTGCTATTAAAGTGATTAGTTCACAGGCAGGTTTAAGGTTTGCAGCTCCTAGTGAAGACTGGTCTGTTCCATCTTCAGCTAATTTCATTGCTGAGAGCTATACTAATGCTTCAAATAACCTAATTGAGGCGTTGGAAACTCAATGGGCCGATGAGACCCTGTTGGAACAAATTGATTTCTTTGGCATGAAAATGACAAAGGGAAGTCTGTTGTTATTTTTAAACCAACATCAAACTCATCACCGGGGACAAATGACTATACTAATGAGACAAGCAGGACTTAGTGTTCCAGGGATTTATGGTCCCTCAAAAGAAGAATGGGCACAATTTGGAATGGCTGAACCTAGACAAACTTTATTTGATTAA
- a CDS encoding class I SAM-dependent methyltransferase, whose amino-acid sequence MKQNKYDDVNFFSEYKKMARSVKGLEAAGEWHVLKELLPELRNKSVLDLGCGFGWHCRYAREQQARSVIGVDISEKMLDQAREMTHDSFISYIKMPIEDIDFSDSPFDVVISSLAFHYIKSFEAICKKVYDCLKPGGSFVFSVEHPIFTSRNEQDWHHDDKGYRLHWAVDNYQLEGLRETTFLTENVIKYHRTFSTYINALVNAGFNIRTIKEPIPSEEMLISIPEMKDELRRPMFLIISAEK is encoded by the coding sequence TTGAAGCAAAACAAGTATGATGATGTGAATTTCTTTTCTGAATATAAAAAAATGGCACGTTCAGTCAAAGGACTTGAAGCTGCTGGAGAATGGCATGTATTAAAAGAACTTTTACCCGAGCTCCGAAACAAAAGTGTACTAGATTTGGGATGCGGTTTCGGTTGGCATTGCCGTTATGCTCGTGAACAGCAGGCAAGGTCTGTTATTGGAGTAGATATATCTGAAAAAATGCTTGACCAAGCTCGTGAAATGACTCATGATTCCTTCATTTCATACATTAAAATGCCAATTGAAGACATTGATTTTTCAGACTCTCCATTTGATGTTGTCATCAGCTCATTGGCTTTTCATTATATTAAGTCCTTTGAAGCAATTTGTAAGAAGGTCTATGATTGTTTAAAGCCTGGAGGTTCTTTTGTCTTTTCAGTTGAACATCCAATCTTCACTTCTCGGAACGAACAAGATTGGCATCATGATGACAAAGGGTATCGTTTGCATTGGGCAGTTGACAATTACCAATTGGAAGGATTACGTGAAACAACATTTCTAACTGAAAACGTTATAAAATACCATCGCACATTTTCAACTTATATCAATGCCTTAGTTAATGCTGGATTTAATATAAGGACAATTAAGGAACCTATTCCCTCTGAGGAAATGTTAATCAGTATTCCTGAAATGAAAGATGAACTCCGTAGACCTATGTTCTTAATTATCTCAGCAGAAAAGTAA
- a CDS encoding NUDIX hydrolase, whose product MVRVDVVYALIYNKDSEQILMVNNKGQGWSLPGGAVEKNESLEQAVVREVEEETGLTIKAGNVLAVNEAFFQEKGHHALFITFEANILEGECEFRYEEEITEIKWVDLQRANKLMPYFPNGVEGLLKSSSAYTIQS is encoded by the coding sequence ATGGTAAGAGTTGATGTCGTTTACGCCCTTATTTACAACAAAGATAGTGAACAAATTTTAATGGTTAATAATAAAGGACAAGGTTGGTCACTTCCTGGTGGTGCAGTTGAAAAAAATGAAAGCTTAGAACAAGCTGTTGTTCGTGAAGTCGAAGAGGAGACAGGACTAACTATTAAGGCAGGAAATGTTTTAGCAGTTAATGAAGCATTTTTTCAGGAGAAAGGTCATCACGCTTTATTTATTACATTTGAAGCAAATATATTGGAGGGAGAATGTGAATTTAGATATGAAGAGGAAATCACAGAAATAAAATGGGTTGATTTACAAAGGGCAAATAAATTAATGCCCTACTTTCCAAACGGTGTAGAAGGTCTGCTTAAATCGTCTTCTGCCTACACTATCCAATCATAG
- a CDS encoding DinB family protein: MTHPVLKMYDYHVWANGVIIDRLKELPQDIYHKEIQTGFSSISKVLTHIYTTDYTWFNIISGENMKEALAYAEQLKEQVETKSIEEMKKTILELSERYKELLNSQENIEKVIVVDNPYAGLLETSVSETVLHVVTHGSYHRGNIATMLRQMGHTSVMQDYGLYLFMPQTS; this comes from the coding sequence ATGACGCATCCCGTATTAAAAATGTACGATTACCACGTATGGGCAAATGGAGTTATAATTGACCGTTTAAAAGAACTTCCCCAAGACATTTATCATAAGGAAATTCAAACAGGTTTTTCTTCAATATCAAAGGTGCTGACTCACATTTATACCACAGATTACACATGGTTCAATATTATCTCAGGAGAAAATATGAAAGAAGCATTGGCGTATGCAGAACAATTAAAAGAGCAGGTAGAAACAAAAAGTATTGAAGAAATGAAAAAGACCATTTTAGAGTTATCTGAACGTTACAAAGAACTTTTGAACAGCCAGGAAAATATTGAAAAGGTGATAGTGGTTGATAACCCCTATGCTGGATTACTTGAAACTTCTGTTTCTGAAACGGTGCTGCATGTTGTTACTCACGGATCTTATCATCGTGGCAATATAGCTACCATGTTACGGCAAATGGGACACACCTCCGTGATGCAGGATTATGGACTTTACCTATTCATGCCCCAGACTTCATAA
- a CDS encoding DinB family protein has translation MLRGSIRELSGEEIRFKPGKDKWSIHQIIIHITDSELVSTHRLKKVMSEPEPLLTSPDQDALVNSLNYDQLDREQYLLLFKMLLSSMLPILHNLKAEQLERVGVYADALRFTFKELLELRVEPYTRTYRSN, from the coding sequence ATGTTAAGAGGATCCATTAGAGAGTTGTCTGGGGAAGAGATTAGGTTCAAGCCAGGAAAGGATAAATGGAGTATACACCAAATTATTATTCATATAACAGATTCTGAATTGGTGTCTACACATAGACTGAAAAAAGTTATGTCAGAACCTGAACCGCTTTTAACATCGCCTGACCAAGACGCTTTGGTGAATTCATTGAATTATGATCAATTAGACCGTGAACAATACCTTCTTCTGTTTAAAATGCTTCTCTCCAGTATGCTTCCTATCCTCCATAATTTGAAAGCTGAACAACTTGAAAGAGTTGGAGTGTATGCTGATGCTTTGCGATTTACATTCAAAGAATTACTGGAACTCCGAGTCGAACCATATACAAGGACATATCGGTCAAATTGA
- a CDS encoding VOC family protein — protein sequence MKTRLLHVRANVKELSRALEWYKDVLGFSVGDSWPREIQIYTF from the coding sequence ATGAAAACAAGACTATTACATGTTCGAGCAAATGTTAAAGAGTTAAGCAGAGCTTTGGAGTGGTATAAAGATGTTTTAGGCTTTTCTGTTGGAGACTCCTGGCCCCGGGAAATCCAAATATATACATTTTGA
- a CDS encoding YiiX/YebB-like N1pC/P60 family cysteine hydrolase produces the protein MKKSKKALVALAVTLGLSLSFSPSSFAKSSEISTYLKEIVKLQPGTTEKEILESVTEYAKSQKLSKDEVIKMVHSELIRDKEEGDKVAKENGNDKENIVIFGGSAGSYTLPMSSKGNIYYTDSYTAYYNHGHVGMYSTSDKIVEAVPGDGVRQIKYNGRNVEKNSIIQKVNVTSTQKSNAADWAVSQVGDSYSFNFATNRLTGHDGDKNCSKLLWSAFTLKANIDIDNNGGLGVYPRDITASSYTSTIATIN, from the coding sequence ATGAAAAAAAGTAAAAAAGCCTTAGTAGCACTTGCAGTAACTTTAGGACTTTCACTTTCGTTCTCACCTTCAAGCTTTGCTAAATCCTCAGAGATCAGTACTTACCTCAAAGAAATAGTTAAACTTCAGCCAGGTACCACAGAAAAAGAAATTCTTGAATCTGTCACTGAGTATGCCAAATCTCAAAAACTATCAAAAGATGAGGTTATAAAAATGGTCCACTCCGAGCTGATACGAGATAAAGAAGAAGGCGACAAAGTTGCCAAGGAAAATGGCAACGACAAAGAGAATATTGTCATTTTTGGAGGATCTGCTGGCTCTTATACTCTGCCGATGAGTAGTAAAGGAAACATCTATTATACAGATTCCTATACAGCTTATTATAACCATGGGCATGTTGGTATGTATTCTACTTCCGATAAAATTGTAGAGGCAGTTCCGGGTGATGGAGTTCGGCAGATTAAATATAATGGACGTAATGTTGAAAAAAACAGCATTATTCAAAAAGTTAATGTAACCTCCACCCAAAAAAGCAATGCAGCGGATTGGGCGGTTAGCCAGGTAGGAGACTCTTATTCTTTTAACTTTGCTACAAATAGGTTAACAGGCCATGATGGAGACAAAAACTGCTCAAAGCTGCTTTGGTCCGCGTTTACACTTAAAGCAAACATAGATATTGACAACAATGGTGGTCTTGGAGTATATCCGCGCGATATTACTGCCTCATCCTACACTAGTACGATTGCTACAATCAATTAA
- a CDS encoding PadR family transcriptional regulator, translated as MDRITIIKGSLEICVLSILYKKRSYGYEIMKELEQFNIKLKGVGSIYPILTRIKEKQLVNVYKEFGDDERPRIYYELNDLGVEFLRRELNEWFEIQHDIQALLAKNASNLKEEK; from the coding sequence ATGGATAGAATAACGATTATAAAAGGCAGCCTAGAAATTTGTGTTTTAAGTATTCTTTACAAAAAAAGGAGCTATGGTTATGAAATCATGAAAGAATTAGAACAATTCAACATCAAATTGAAAGGAGTAGGAAGTATTTATCCCATACTCACCCGTATTAAAGAAAAACAGCTTGTAAATGTTTACAAAGAATTTGGTGATGACGAAAGACCGCGTATTTATTATGAGCTTAACGACTTAGGAGTTGAGTTTCTCAGGCGGGAATTGAATGAATGGTTCGAAATCCAGCATGACATACAAGCTCTACTAGCTAAGAATGCAAGTAATCTTAAGGAGGAAAAGTAA
- the gabT gene encoding 4-aminobutyrate--2-oxoglutarate transaminase — translation MAFAKIHTDLPGPKSVKILEKQGSVARAFGTFVPSIVDYAKGARVWDLDGNVFLDMAGGVGCLNVGHSHPKVVQTIQREAERFTHTDFTVIPYESYIELADRLCRMMPGEERKRAAFFNSGTEAVENAIKIARKATGKRGIICFEGAFHGRTMLSLSLTSKVKPYKEKMGPFFNDIYRIPYPNPYRWMGTNDPEEVSEQAIEALLNLFITQIPPSEVAALIIEPIQGEAGFITPPASYLKALQKICNETGIIFITDEVQTGYGRTGEFLGSHYFGIEPDIITLGKSIAGGLPLSAVIGRKSIMDTAGDGAVGGTFVGNPISCAAGLAVLDIYEEEKLGEKAQQIGNQIFEKVRAMKDKSTLIGDIRGAGAMLAFELVRDHDTLEPADTETLEIIQKCLRKGVILFKAGLYNNVIRFLVPLVISEKELEEALDIIEESVMEVTENFYSNRLSMAGV, via the coding sequence ATGGCTTTTGCGAAGATTCATACAGATCTACCAGGACCAAAATCCGTAAAAATATTGGAAAAACAAGGTTCTGTGGCACGTGCATTCGGAACTTTTGTCCCTTCCATTGTTGATTATGCCAAAGGAGCCCGTGTGTGGGATTTGGATGGAAATGTATTTCTGGATATGGCAGGTGGAGTTGGATGCCTCAATGTCGGTCACAGCCATCCAAAAGTGGTTCAGACCATTCAGAGAGAAGCCGAGCGTTTTACACACACTGATTTTACTGTTATACCCTATGAATCTTACATTGAGCTTGCAGACCGGTTATGTAGAATGATGCCGGGTGAAGAAAGAAAAAGAGCTGCCTTTTTCAACTCAGGAACAGAAGCGGTTGAGAACGCCATAAAAATTGCACGAAAGGCAACCGGAAAAAGAGGTATTATCTGCTTTGAAGGGGCATTTCACGGAAGAACAATGCTTTCACTTTCACTGACAAGCAAAGTAAAACCTTATAAGGAGAAAATGGGTCCGTTTTTTAATGATATATACCGTATTCCTTATCCGAATCCCTACCGCTGGATGGGTACAAATGACCCGGAGGAAGTTTCAGAACAAGCGATAGAAGCTTTGTTAAATCTCTTTATAACACAGATACCTCCTAGTGAAGTGGCCGCCCTAATTATTGAACCTATCCAGGGAGAGGCTGGTTTTATTACTCCGCCGGCTAGCTACCTGAAGGCTTTACAGAAAATATGCAATGAAACTGGAATAATATTTATTACTGATGAGGTTCAAACGGGCTATGGTCGGACAGGTGAATTCCTAGGCTCACATTATTTTGGCATTGAGCCAGATATCATTACACTCGGGAAATCTATTGCTGGAGGACTTCCATTATCGGCTGTTATCGGTAGGAAAAGCATAATGGACACAGCAGGTGATGGAGCCGTTGGTGGAACATTTGTTGGTAATCCGATTTCATGTGCTGCTGGGCTTGCAGTTCTGGATATTTATGAAGAAGAAAAGCTAGGAGAAAAAGCTCAGCAAATAGGTAATCAGATATTCGAAAAAGTAAGGGCTATGAAAGATAAATCCACTCTCATTGGGGATATTCGGGGAGCTGGGGCAATGTTAGCATTTGAGCTAGTAAGAGATCACGACACTCTTGAGCCGGCTGATACTGAAACCTTGGAAATTATTCAGAAATGTCTGCGAAAAGGAGTCATTCTCTTTAAAGCAGGTCTTTATAATAACGTAATCCGCTTTCTTGTCCCTTTGGTTATATCCGAAAAGGAACTGGAAGAGGCTTTAGATATTATTGAAGAATCAGTAATGGAAGTTACCGAGAATTTCTATTCAAACAGGCTTAGTATGGCAGGTGTGTAG
- a CDS encoding MbtH family protein: MTQESLLYKVVFNHEEQYSIWPAHKNTPPGWTEEGTVGEKEVCLQHIEKVWTDMRPLSLRNAISSVYAVK; encoded by the coding sequence TCAGGAATCGCTTTTATACAAAGTTGTTTTTAACCATGAAGAACAATATTCCATCTGGCCAGCGCACAAAAATACACCACCAGGCTGGACGGAAGAAGGCACAGTAGGAGAGAAGGAGGTTTGCCTGCAGCACATTGAGAAAGTTTGGACTGACATGAGACCTCTTAGTTTGCGTAACGCTATTTCTTCTGTTTATGCAGTTAAATAA